In Hevea brasiliensis isolate MT/VB/25A 57/8 chromosome 13, ASM3005281v1, whole genome shotgun sequence, a single genomic region encodes these proteins:
- the LOC131172224 gene encoding uncharacterized protein LOC131172224, with translation MGRTKGGRTWGRQPVHVHGNFMHLRDVGMKTISHVSGVWGPAEVAPTFPPNYLMSSAFGTCNIQGSFASDFSSSSFLCLMCYAHGLIVWLPAVLLLEFKQKCRDKWYQSIESCSVKMADTSDPEQAVGTSVAEEPTVRGRRKGQAKSREPSRAREEVGDFETRLSRLELYVAGEESRVDGLENRVEGLAEDLEETRGEAQAAHNMALDKIATESEVLRVSQAEEVSALREENRVLKEEVEKIKDDLAMLKRVMNQGSGADPSVSHAAHAARMDVPKPSAFKGSRSAKEIDNFLWTLDQYFRALGVDDDARKIDNAPLYLADSAMVWWRRRLTDVEKGTCTISTWDEFKKELKKQFYPENAATEARARLRRLTQKGTIKEYVKDFTEVLLEIPDYPDLEALFAFKDGLQPWVNLEIERRGAQDLATAIAIAESLVEFKRTDKSKGRDGKSKGSGDKGGNKEGSGKEVQKEGNGKKGWQGKKDNREGKNKGGNRPFKSGERGPLKCFLCEGPHKMANCPKSGGLIALTESKGEAAPREEGSSMGSLQLAAIVKGKQIETGVGTKGRLFAQLRIDQNEVQALVDTGASDNFLRLEEAQKLGITFSGKSGWLKAVNSKPTPTHGVAANVNVRIGEWTGLIDFSVVSMDDYSCVLGMDFMDRVRAIPIPFANSLCIVEDKGACTVPLRRGKSAGSTLSALQLAKGVRKLEPTFLVALQAENNEQSGVVVPHEVQSVLEEFSDVMPKELPRELPPKRDVDHSIELLPGSKPPSGVPYRMAPPELEELRRQLKELLEAGFIQPSKAPFGAPVLFQRKKDGSLRMCIDYRALNKVTVKNKYPIPHIGDLFDRLGAARWFSKLDLRLGYYQVRIAEGDEPKTACVTRYGSYEFRVMPFGLTNTPATFCTLMNQVFHQFLDHFVVVYLDDIVVYSRTLDEHVGHLRLVFHELRKHHLYVKKEKCEFAKEEVAFLGHVVGHGLIKMDETKVRAIEEWEPPKRESFEKLKQALKGEPVLRLPDFAAPFEVHTDASDYAIGGVIMQDRHPIAYESRKLNDTERRYTVQEKEMTAVVHCLRTWRHYLLGSRFVVKTDNVATSYFLTQKKLSPKQARWQAFLGEFDFVMEYKPGKANLVADALSRKVELAVVTTQPTPDLLGRIGEVLQQDPHAQLLCELIAQGRTRRFWRDEQGLIQTRKGAVFVPRGGGLRRLVLSECHDSKWAGHPGAQRTQALVERGYYWPRMRDDIELFVRTCLVCQQDKGEQRRPAGLLETLPTPSRPWESISMDFIVGLPKVNGLGNIMVIVDRLSKYAVFIPAPVLFDAKEAARLFFHGVVKS, from the exons ATGGGGCGCACTAAGGGAGGCAGAACATGGGGGCGGCAACCAGTTCATGTGCATGGGAATTTCATGCACTTAAGGGATGTGGGAATGAAGACCATCAGCCATGTTAGTGGAGTTTGGGGCCCAGCAGAAGTGGCGCCAACTTTCCCTCCCAATTACCTCATGTCAAGTG CGTTTGGGACGTGCAATATACAAGGAAGCTTTGCATCagatttctcttcttcttcctttctttgtttGATGTGTTATGCGCATGGTTTGATTGTGTGGTTGCCGGCTGTGTTGCTT TTGGAGTTTAAACAAAAGTGCCGtgacaagtggtatcagagcattgagAGTTGCTCGGTGAAAATGGCTGACACTAGTGACCCGGAACAAGCTGTTGGCACCTCTGTGGCAGAAGAACCGACGGTAAGGGGGAGGAGAAAGGGGCAGGCCAAGTCAAGAGAACCATCTCGGGCGAGAGAAGAGGTGGGTGATTTCGAAACTAGGCTGTCCAGGTTAGAACTTTACGTAGCTGGTGAGGAGTCAAGGGTTGATGGGTTGGAGAACCGAGTGGAGGGGCTTGCGGAAGACCTAGAGGAGACTAGGGGAGAGGCGCAAGCTGCTCACAACATGGCCCTGGACAAAATAGCTACTGAAAGTGAGGTTCTACGAGTGTCCCAAGCCGAGGAAGTTTCTGCCTTGAGAGAGGAAAACCGTGTGTTGAAGGAGGAAGTAGAGAAAATCAAGGATGACCTTGCAATGCTGAAAAGGGTTATGAACCAAGGGAGTGGGGCTGACCCGAGTGTTTCTCATGCAGCCCATGCGGCTAGGATGGATGTACCAAAGCCTAGCGCTTTTAAAGGTTCCCGAAGTGCCAAAGAGATCGACAATTTTCTTTGGACACTGGACCAGTATTTTCGGGCATTAGGAGTTGATGATGATGCTCGAAAAATCGACAATGCTCCATTGTATTTGGCGGACAGCGCCATGGTGTGGTGGAGAAGGAGGTTAACTGATGTGGAAAAGGGTACTTGCACCATTTCTACGTGGGACGAGTTCAAGAAGGAATTGAAAAAACAATTTTACCCGGAAAATGCTGCTACCGAGGCTAGGGCGAGGTTAAGACGCCTTACACAGAAAGGGACTATCAAGGAGTATGTTAAGGACTTCACCGAGGTGTTGCTTGAAATCCCCGACTACCCAGACTTAGAAGCCTTGTTTGCTTTCAAAGATGGGCTGCAACCTTGGGTTAATTTGGAAATTGAGAGAAGGGGCGCCCAGGACCTTGCAACTGCCATAGCCATTGCCGAGTCTCTTGTGGAATTTAAGAGAACGGATAAGTCCAAGGGAAGGGACGGCAAGAGTAAGGGCAGTGGAGATAAGGGTGGAAACAAGGAAGGGAGCGGCAAAGAGGTTCAAAAAGAGGGAAATGGGAAGAAGGGATGGCAAGGCAAGAAAGACAATCGGGAAGGCAAAAACAAGGGAGGAAATAGGCCATTTAAATCTGGTGAACGTGGCCCCTTGAAGTGTTTTCTGTGTGAGGGACCTCACAAAATGGCAAACTGCCCGAAGAGTGGAGGCCTCATTGCATTGACCGAAAGTAAGGGAGAAGCTGCACCACGTGAGGAAGGTTCAAGTATGGGTTCACTGCAGTTAGCGGCAATTGTGAAGGGTAAGCAGATTGAGACTGGGGTTGGCACGAAAGGGAGATTGTTTGCTCAGTTGAGAATTGACCAGAACGAGGTTCAGGCTTTGGTTGATACTGGGGCATCGGACAATTTTCTGAGACTAGAAGAGGCGCAGAAATTGGGCATCACATTCAGTGGGAAATCAGGTTGGTTGAAGGCCGTAAATTCGAAACCAACACCCACACATGGAGTGGCTGCCAACGTGAATGTAAGGATTGGCGAATGGACTGGGCTTATTGATTTTTCAGTAGTGTCCATGGACGACTACTCATGCGTACTGGGAATGGACTTCATGGATAGGGTGAGGGCAATCCCTATTCCCTTTGCTAACAGCCTGTGTATAGTGGAGGATAAGGGTGCATGCACTGTTCCATTGAGAAGAGGAAAATCTGCTGGAAGCACCTTGTCTGCGCTGCAGTTGGCTAAGGGTGTGCGCAAACTAGAACCAACGTTTTTAGTGGCCCTGCAGGCCGAGAATAATGAGCAGTCTGGGGTAGTTGTGCCGCATGAAGTACAGTCTGTGTTGGAAGAATTTTCGGATGTAATGCCCAAGGAACTGCCGAGAGAATTGCCTCCCAAGAGAGATGTTGATCACTCTATTGAACTGCTGCCTGGATCAAAACCCCCAAGTGGAGTCCCTTACCGCATGGCACCTCCTGAGTTGGAGGAGCTGCGTCGGCAGTTGAAAGAATTATTGGAGGCTGGTTTTATTCAGCCGTCCAAGGCACCCTTTGGTGCGCCAGTGCTGTTTCAGCGGAAGAAGGACGGAAGTCTCCGAATGTGTATCGACTACAGGGCTTTGAACAAGGTTACGGTGAAAAATAAATATCCTATTCCGCATATTGGAGATTTATTTGATCGGTTGGGGGCAGCCCGATGGTTTTCGAAATTGGACCTACGTTTGGGGTACTACCAAGTCAGAATTGCCGAGGGAGATGAACCAAAGACGGCTTGTGTGACTCGGTATGGTTCGTATGAATTTCGGGTAATGCCTTTCGGCCTCACCAACACGCCTGCTACCTTCTGCACCTTGATGAACCAGGTATTCCATCAGTTTTTAGATCATTTCGTTGTGGTTTACTTGGACGATATAGTGGTGTATAGCCGGACACTTGATGAGCATGTGGGCCATTTGCGGCTGGTTTTTCATGAATTGCGGAAGCACCATTTATATGTGAAGAAAGAAAAATGTGAGTTTGCAAAGGAAGAGGTTGCGTTTTTGGGCCATGTAGTCGGACACGGGCTGATTAAAATGGATGAGACCAAGGTTAGGGCCATTGAGGAATGGGAGCCGCCCAAACGG GAATCTTTTGAGAAGCTAAAGCAAGCGCTGAAAGGGGAACCGGTTTTGAGACTGCCAGATTTTGCCGCACCATTTGAGGTTCATACTGATGCTTCGGACTATGCTATCGGGGGTGTGATCATGCAAGACCGACACCCAATAGCTTACGAGAGCAGAAAATTAAATGATACAGAGCGGAGGTATACTGTCCAGGAGAAAGAGATGACGGCCGTTGTCCATTGTTTGAGGACTTGGCGTCATTATTTGTTGGGAAGCCGCTTCGTGGTGAAGACGGATAATGTGGCAACAAGCTATTTTCTCACTCAGAAAAAACTGTCACCTAAGCAAGCAAGATGGCAGGCGTTCCTTGGGGAGTTCGACTTTGTGATGGAGTACAAACCGGGAAAGGCCAATCTTGTGGCCGATGCACTTAGCCGAAAAGTGGAGCTGGCAGTAGTTACCACACAACCCACTCCTGACCTGCTGGGGCGCATTGGTGAGGTTCTCCAGCAGGATCCTCATGCCCAGCTGCTGTGTGAATTGATTGCGCAGGGGAGGACAAGGAGGTTCTGGAGGGATGAGCAAGGGCTGATTCAGACAAGAAAGGGGGCAGTTTTTGTACCGAGAGGGGGCGGTCTGAGGAGGTTAGTTTTGAGTGAATGCCATGACTCGAAGTGGGCTGGTCATCCGGGGGCGCAGCGCACCCAAGCACTGGTCGAAAGAGGTTATTATTGGCCTCGGATGCGGGATGACATTGAGCTGTTTGTGAGGACTTGCCTCGTATGTCAGCAGGACAAGGGCGAACAGCGAAGGCCGGCTGGCTTGTTGGAAACTCTCCCAACGCCAAGCCGCCCATGGGAAAGCATTTCGATGGATTTTATTGTTGGCTTGCCGAAGGTTAATGGGCTGGGCAACATTATGGTTATTGTGGACAGATTGAGCAAGTACGCAGTGTTTATTCCAGCTCCGGTTTTGTTTGATGCAAAGGAGGCAGCGAGGTTATTTTTCCATGGTGTTGTGAAATCTTGA